CTGCGTCTGGCCGATGACGAAGCGGATCGCCGTGCGGCCGTTGGCCCGCGTCTTCGTCAGATAGGTGCGCCCGTCATCATTGATGCGCGCAACGAGGTCCTCATTCGCCCGGTCGATCTCCGCCGGGTCGGACACCCCCTTCGGCAGAAAGCGGAAACCGAGCAGAGCCAGACGCGGCCCGGACACCAGTTCGAAATCCGGATCGGCCTTGATCAGTCCGGCGAGCTTCCCGGTGAAGGCGATATGGCCCCGGATTTTCTCGCGCAGCCCCTCCGCGCCATAGCTGCGCAAGACGAACCACAGCTTCA
This sequence is a window from bacterium. Protein-coding genes within it:
- a CDS encoding aspartate aminotransferase family protein produces the protein PIAAIARDEGIHLHVDGAWAGSALILPEVRALAEGLEHADSFVFNPHKWLFTNFDCSVLYLKDPKTLARALSLTPAYLESVPTGESPDYRDLTVSLGRRFRALKLWFVLRSYGAEGLREKIRGHIAFTGKLAGLIKADPDFELVSGPRLALLGFRFLPKGVSDPAEIDRANEDLVARINDDGRTYLTKTRANGRTAIRFVIGQTQ